A window of the Agromyces mariniharenae genome harbors these coding sequences:
- a CDS encoding YebC/PmpR family DNA-binding transcriptional regulator, producing MSGHSKWATTKHKKAVIDARRAKSFAKLIKNIEVAAKMGGADLNGNPTLYDAVQKAKKTSVPNDNIDRAIKRGAGIGGEAVEYQSITYEAYGPSGVAMMVEVLTDNKNRAAAEVRTGLSRNGGTLADPGSVAYNFTRKGVIVVSGEGTTEDDVMMAALEAGAEEIEPHAQGFEVITDPSDMVAVRKALQEAGLDYESADVEFVPNLKVEIDADTARKVFRLIDALEDSDDVQNVYSNFDLSREVQAELEDED from the coding sequence ATGTCCGGGCATTCCAAGTGGGCCACGACGAAGCACAAGAAGGCCGTCATCGACGCACGTCGCGCGAAGTCCTTCGCCAAGCTCATCAAGAACATCGAGGTCGCCGCCAAGATGGGCGGCGCCGACCTCAACGGCAACCCGACCCTGTACGACGCCGTGCAGAAGGCCAAGAAGACCTCGGTGCCGAACGACAACATCGACCGCGCCATCAAGCGCGGCGCCGGAATCGGCGGCGAGGCGGTCGAGTACCAGAGCATCACCTACGAGGCGTACGGTCCGTCGGGCGTCGCCATGATGGTCGAGGTGCTGACCGACAACAAGAACCGCGCGGCGGCCGAGGTGCGCACCGGGCTCAGCCGCAACGGCGGCACCCTCGCCGACCCGGGTTCTGTCGCCTACAACTTCACCCGCAAGGGCGTCATCGTCGTCTCGGGCGAGGGCACGACGGAGGACGACGTCATGATGGCCGCCCTCGAGGCCGGCGCCGAGGAGATCGAGCCGCACGCCCAGGGCTTCGAGGTCATCACCGACCCGTCCGACATGGTCGCGGTCCGCAAGGCGCTGCAGGAGGCCGGGCTCGACTACGAGTCGGCCGACGTGGAGTTCGTGCCGAACCTCAAGGTCGAGATCGACGCCGACACGGCGCGCAAGGTGTTCCGCCTCATCGACGCGCTGGAGGACAGCGACGACGTGCAGAACGTGTACAGCAACTTCGACCTGAGCCGCGAGGTGCAGGCGGAGCTCGAGGACGAGGACTAG
- the ruvC gene encoding crossover junction endodeoxyribonuclease RuvC translates to MRVLGIDPGLTRCGVGVVDVEPNRTARLVDVVVLRSPADLDTPRRLARIADGLEAIVDEHRPQAVALERVFARSDVSTIMGTAQISGVAMLIAARRALPVALHTPSEVKAAITGYGRADKAQVGAMVARILGLEQVPKPADAADALALAICHAWRTGGAAGEAVADSRRGPADDAALTPAQRAWLAAERSAAVSGAARRVKE, encoded by the coding sequence GTGCGCGTGCTCGGCATCGACCCTGGGCTCACGCGCTGCGGCGTGGGCGTGGTCGATGTCGAGCCGAATCGCACGGCGCGGCTCGTCGACGTCGTGGTGCTGCGGTCGCCCGCCGACCTCGACACGCCGCGACGGCTCGCGCGCATCGCCGACGGGCTCGAGGCCATCGTCGACGAGCACCGGCCGCAGGCGGTCGCGCTCGAGCGGGTCTTCGCCCGCAGCGACGTGTCGACGATCATGGGCACCGCCCAGATCTCGGGCGTCGCCATGCTCATCGCCGCGCGGCGCGCGCTGCCCGTGGCGCTCCACACGCCGAGCGAGGTGAAGGCCGCGATCACCGGGTACGGCCGCGCCGACAAGGCGCAGGTGGGCGCGATGGTCGCCCGCATCCTCGGCCTCGAGCAGGTGCCGAAGCCGGCGGATGCCGCGGACGCCCTCGCGCTGGCGATCTGCCACGCCTGGCGCACCGGCGGGGCGGCGGGGGAGGCCGTGGCCGATTCACGCCGCGGTCCGGCCGACGACGCCGCACTCACGCCCGCACAGCGCGCATGGCTCGCCGCGGAGCGCTCCGCCGCCGTGTCGGGGGCGGCCCGTAGGGTGAAGGAGTGA
- the ruvA gene encoding Holliday junction branch migration protein RuvA → MISSLRGRVLTAAGSSVVIEVGGVGFHVNATPALALASREGDEITVHTSLIVREDALTLFGFGTRDELDVFELLIGVTGVGPKSALGVLSALSPEQVATAVQHDDDAVFRKVSGIGPKTAKLITVSLAGKLVAPRATPSAPVPVARGGAAENVLAALTGLGWSEKVAAEAVEETVAEASDADAASVPALLRLTLARLGPAQQAGRAR, encoded by the coding sequence GTGATCTCCTCTCTCCGCGGCCGCGTGCTCACGGCGGCCGGCAGCTCGGTCGTGATCGAGGTCGGCGGTGTCGGGTTCCACGTCAACGCCACGCCCGCGCTCGCACTGGCCAGTCGAGAGGGCGACGAGATCACGGTGCACACGAGCCTCATCGTGCGCGAAGACGCGCTGACGCTCTTCGGCTTCGGCACGCGCGACGAGCTCGACGTGTTCGAGCTGCTCATCGGCGTCACCGGCGTCGGCCCGAAGTCGGCGCTCGGCGTGCTCTCGGCGCTCTCGCCCGAGCAGGTCGCGACCGCCGTGCAGCACGACGACGACGCGGTGTTCCGCAAGGTCAGCGGCATCGGCCCCAAGACCGCGAAGCTCATCACGGTGTCGCTCGCGGGCAAGCTCGTCGCTCCTCGTGCCACGCCGTCGGCTCCCGTGCCCGTGGCGCGCGGGGGTGCGGCCGAGAACGTGCTCGCCGCGCTCACGGGGCTGGGCTGGTCCGAGAAGGTGGCCGCCGAGGCCGTTGAGGAGACGGTGGCCGAGGCATCCGATGCCGACGCGGCATCCGTGCCCGCGCTGCTGCGGCTCACGCTCGCCCGGCTCGGCCCGGCGCAGCAGGCGGGTCGGGCCCGATGA
- the ruvB gene encoding Holliday junction branch migration DNA helicase RuvB, giving the protein MSGRDVSGVDDADRDLDLTDPVLASEAELAFEGALRPRSLAEFVGQTRVRGQLQLLLTAATLQQRTPDHILLAGPPGLGKTTLAMIVAHEGGRPLRMSSGPAIQHAGDLAAILSSLVPGEVLFIDEIHRMARSAEEMLYLAMEDFRIDIMVGKGAGATSVPLDLAPFTLVGATTRAGLLPNPLRDRFGFTAHLEFYDQAELEQVLERAASMLGLAIDREALAEIAGRCRGTPRIANRLLRRVRDYALVHASTGSGRRAAGADVEAVRAALDLYDVDALGLDRLDRAVMQTILTRFGGGPVGLNTLAVSVGEEAETIEAVVEPFLVRIGLITRTPRGRVATPAAWRHFGLSESAPQGAATLPIDDL; this is encoded by the coding sequence ATGAGCGGCCGCGACGTGAGCGGCGTCGACGACGCCGACCGCGACCTCGACCTCACCGACCCGGTGCTCGCGTCCGAGGCCGAGCTCGCGTTCGAGGGCGCGCTGCGTCCCCGCAGCCTCGCCGAGTTCGTCGGGCAGACCCGGGTCAGAGGGCAGCTGCAGCTCCTGCTCACGGCGGCCACGCTGCAGCAGCGCACGCCCGACCACATCCTGCTCGCAGGCCCGCCCGGGCTCGGCAAGACGACGCTCGCCATGATCGTGGCGCACGAGGGCGGCCGGCCCCTGCGCATGTCGAGCGGGCCGGCGATCCAGCACGCGGGCGACCTCGCGGCGATCCTCAGCTCGCTCGTGCCCGGCGAGGTGCTCTTCATCGACGAGATCCACCGCATGGCCCGGTCGGCCGAAGAGATGCTGTACCTCGCCATGGAGGACTTCCGCATCGACATCATGGTCGGCAAGGGCGCGGGTGCCACCTCGGTGCCGCTCGACCTCGCGCCGTTCACGCTCGTCGGCGCCACGACGCGCGCCGGCCTGCTGCCGAACCCGCTCCGCGACCGATTCGGCTTCACGGCGCACCTCGAGTTCTACGACCAGGCCGAGCTCGAGCAGGTGCTCGAGCGCGCGGCGTCGATGCTCGGGCTGGCCATCGACCGCGAGGCCCTCGCCGAGATCGCCGGGCGATGCCGCGGCACGCCCCGCATCGCCAACCGGCTGCTGCGGCGCGTCCGCGACTACGCGCTCGTGCATGCCTCGACGGGCTCGGGGCGGCGTGCCGCCGGGGCCGACGTCGAGGCGGTGCGGGCCGCGCTCGACCTCTACGACGTCGACGCGCTCGGACTCGATCGGCTCGACCGTGCGGTGATGCAGACGATCCTCACCCGGTTCGGCGGGGGGCCGGTCGGGCTGAACACGCTCGCGGTCTCCGTGGGCGAGGAGGCCGAGACGATCGAGGCGGTCGTCGAGCCCTTCCTCGTGCGCATCGGGCTCATCACGCGCACCCCCCGCGGTCGGGTCGCGACCCCCGCGGCATGGCGTCACTTCGGACTGTCGGAGAGCGCTCCCCAGGGCGCAGCGACCCTTCCGATCGATGACCTATAA
- the yajC gene encoding preprotein translocase subunit YajC — protein MLAVLAVLIFFMFRNSRKRRTEQQELQSKVQPGAKVMTNFGVFGTILSIDEDENQVLLETSPGTVLTVHRQTIARVVEPAAVAAATEVGPADADGEPEYGERVEDTPSDETPDTKKSDD, from the coding sequence ATGCTCGCCGTCCTGGCGGTGCTGATCTTCTTCATGTTCCGCAACTCGCGCAAGCGCCGGACGGAGCAGCAGGAGCTGCAGTCGAAGGTCCAGCCGGGGGCGAAGGTGATGACCAACTTCGGCGTCTTCGGAACCATCCTGTCCATCGACGAGGACGAGAACCAGGTCCTCCTGGAGACCTCGCCCGGCACGGTGCTCACGGTGCACCGCCAGACGATCGCGCGCGTGGTGGAGCCCGCGGCGGTCGCTGCCGCGACCGAGGTCGGCCCGGCGGACGCCGACGGCGAGCCCGAGTACGGCGAGCGCGTCGAGGACACGCCCAGCGACGAGACGCCCGACACCAAGAAGTCGGACGACTAA
- the secD gene encoding protein translocase subunit SecD: MAAPSKRSSRPTPVRKAWRSLTWLGVIIVGLFAINAAGVIWGNGSWTPKLALDLEGGTQIILEPKVETGASVSQEQLDQAVSIIRQRVDASGVAEAEINTEGSNVVVRIPGELDDQTRARIESSAKLELRAVLLADAATNQAIDSTESPAPTEPAEELSDTPTAEPTDGSDPAWITPALQDEFDNFDCSTLDEAATNVAPADEPLVTCDVSRTAKYLLGPVEASGENIVDATNGMIQTQTGANTGQWAVNIQFDDQGTSDFAEVSTRLYGLQGQTPRDQFAFVLDGAVLTAPSMNGVITDGRPQITGSFTQESSKSLADQLKFGALPISFTVQSSDTISATLGTSQLQSGLIAGLIGLILVVIYTLFQYRALGSVTIASLVIVGLITYLSITILSWREGYRLSLAGIAGLIVAIGFTADSFIVYFERVRDELRDGRPLVGAVEAGWKRAFRTILASKGVNLLAAVVLFILAVGSVKGFAYTLGLTTIIDVVVVILFTHPMLQLLAQTRFFSSGNPWSGLDPNALGAVYRGRAEFRKPVAVPASKVASSSKEAQKRQTIAERKATAGVGTGSSEGKES, encoded by the coding sequence GTGGCTGCACCATCGAAGCGGTCATCGCGGCCGACCCCCGTTCGCAAGGCCTGGCGATCGCTCACCTGGCTCGGCGTCATCATCGTCGGACTCTTCGCGATCAACGCCGCCGGCGTGATCTGGGGCAACGGCTCGTGGACACCGAAGCTCGCCCTCGACCTCGAGGGCGGCACGCAGATCATCCTCGAGCCCAAAGTCGAGACCGGCGCATCCGTCTCGCAGGAGCAGCTCGACCAGGCGGTGTCGATCATCCGCCAGCGCGTCGACGCCTCCGGCGTGGCCGAGGCCGAGATCAACACCGAGGGCTCCAACGTCGTCGTCCGCATCCCGGGCGAGCTCGACGACCAGACGCGTGCGCGCATCGAGTCGTCCGCCAAGCTCGAACTGCGAGCGGTGCTGCTCGCGGATGCCGCGACGAACCAGGCGATCGACTCCACCGAGAGCCCAGCGCCCACCGAGCCCGCCGAGGAGCTCTCGGACACGCCCACGGCGGAGCCGACCGACGGCAGCGACCCCGCGTGGATCACGCCCGCCCTCCAGGACGAGTTCGACAACTTCGACTGCTCGACGCTCGACGAGGCGGCCACGAACGTCGCTCCCGCCGACGAACCGCTCGTCACGTGCGACGTGTCGCGCACCGCGAAGTACCTCCTCGGCCCGGTCGAGGCCAGCGGTGAGAACATCGTCGACGCCACGAACGGCATGATCCAGACCCAGACCGGTGCGAACACCGGCCAGTGGGCCGTGAACATCCAGTTCGACGACCAGGGCACGAGCGACTTCGCCGAGGTCTCGACGCGCCTCTACGGCCTGCAGGGCCAGACGCCGCGCGACCAGTTCGCGTTCGTGCTCGACGGCGCGGTGCTCACGGCTCCCTCGATGAACGGCGTCATCACCGACGGTCGCCCGCAGATCACGGGCAGCTTCACGCAGGAGTCGTCGAAGTCGCTGGCCGACCAGCTGAAGTTCGGCGCCCTGCCGATCAGCTTCACGGTGCAGTCGTCCGACACGATCTCGGCCACGCTGGGAACGTCGCAGTTGCAGTCCGGCCTCATCGCGGGCCTCATCGGCCTCATCCTGGTCGTCATCTACACGCTGTTCCAATACCGGGCACTCGGCAGCGTCACGATCGCGTCGCTCGTCATCGTCGGCCTCATCACGTACCTGTCGATCACGATCCTGTCGTGGCGCGAGGGCTACCGCCTCTCGCTCGCCGGCATCGCGGGCCTCATCGTCGCGATCGGCTTCACCGCCGACTCGTTCATCGTGTACTTCGAGCGCGTGAGAGACGAGCTGCGCGACGGCCGACCATTGGTCGGCGCGGTCGAAGCCGGATGGAAGCGCGCGTTCCGCACGATCCTCGCGTCGAAGGGCGTCAACCTGCTCGCCGCCGTCGTGCTGTTCATCCTCGCGGTCGGCAGCGTGAAGGGCTTCGCCTACACCCTGGGTCTCACCACGATCATCGACGTGGTCGTCGTGATCCTGTTCACGCACCCGATGCTGCAGCTGCTCGCGCAGACGAGGTTCTTCTCGAGCGGCAACCCCTGGTCGGGCCTCGACCCGAACGCACTGGGCGCGGTCTACCGCGGTCGTGCGGAGTTCCGCAAGCCGGTCGCGGTCCCCGCGAGCAAGGTCGCGTCGAGCTCGAAGGAGGCGCAGAAGCGCCAGACCATCGCAGAACGCAAGGCCACCGCGGGCGTCGGCACCGGGTCGAGCGAAGGCAAGGAGTCCTGA
- the secF gene encoding protein translocase subunit SecF: protein MANRLTQFGNDLYTGKRSFNFVGGRKKWYLIAGVIIILTIAIPLLRGVNFSIEFRGGSQFQIAGVENATTQPASDAVASVVPGAVSHVTIVGGDGVRVQTEQLEQSESLEVASALAEAYDVPVSEVTSSFIGPSWGADVTRQALVGLIAFVLLAAIIMALYFRTWKMSLAAILALIGDLIATVGIYAAVGFEISPAATIGVLTILSYSLYDTVVVFDKIRENTAEDAGPESRRTFAESVNLAVNQTLVRSINTSVVAALPVAAILFIGAGVLGADTLRDISLALLIGILVGTWSTVFIAAPLYSQLREGEPAIKRHDQKVLKERERAGGATAETAGALPTPA, encoded by the coding sequence ATGGCCAACCGACTCACCCAATTCGGCAACGACCTCTACACCGGCAAGCGCTCGTTCAACTTCGTCGGCGGCCGCAAGAAGTGGTACCTGATCGCGGGCGTGATCATCATCCTGACGATCGCCATCCCGCTGCTGCGGGGCGTGAACTTCAGCATCGAGTTCCGCGGCGGATCCCAGTTCCAGATCGCGGGCGTCGAGAACGCCACCACGCAGCCGGCCAGCGACGCGGTCGCGTCGGTCGTGCCCGGTGCCGTCTCGCATGTCACGATCGTGGGCGGCGACGGCGTGCGCGTGCAGACCGAGCAACTCGAGCAGTCGGAGTCGCTCGAGGTCGCCTCGGCGCTGGCCGAGGCCTACGACGTGCCGGTGTCCGAGGTCACGTCCTCGTTCATCGGCCCGAGCTGGGGTGCGGATGTCACGAGGCAGGCGCTCGTCGGCCTCATCGCGTTCGTCCTGCTCGCCGCGATCATCATGGCGCTGTACTTCCGAACGTGGAAGATGTCCTTGGCGGCGATCCTCGCGCTCATCGGCGACCTCATCGCCACCGTCGGCATCTACGCCGCCGTCGGCTTCGAGATCAGTCCCGCCGCCACCATCGGCGTGCTCACGATCCTCAGCTACTCGCTCTACGACACCGTCGTGGTGTTCGATAAGATCCGCGAGAACACGGCCGAGGACGCCGGACCCGAGTCACGGAGGACGTTCGCCGAGTCGGTGAACCTCGCCGTGAACCAGACCCTGGTGCGCTCGATCAACACGAGCGTCGTGGCGGCGCTCCCGGTCGCGGCCATCCTCTTCATCGGTGCGGGCGTGCTCGGCGCCGACACGCTGCGCGACATCTCGCTCGCGCTGCTGATCGGCATCCTCGTCGGCACGTGGTCGACCGTGTTCATCGCGGCGCCGCTCTACTCGCAGCTGCGCGAGGGCGAGCCGGCGATCAAGCGCCACGACCAGAAGGTGCTGAAGGAGCGCGAGCGGGCCGGCGGTGCGACCGCCGAGACCGCGGGGGCCCTGCCCACGCCGGCCTGA
- a CDS encoding RelA/SpoT family protein yields the protein MTEAGVNSTASLRRLVPRIFSKAQPSGAVDTLMRTVRMHHPKADLGLIERAYTVAERAHEGQKRKSGEPYITHPIAVAQILADLGIGPKTVAAALLHDTVEDTAYTLDEVRHDFGDEIAMLVDGVTKLDKVKYGDSTQAETVRKMIVAMSKDIRVLIIKLADRLHNARTWGFVPAESASRKATETLEIYAPLAHRLGIQAIKWELEDLSFAVLYPKLYAEIESLVKQRTPQREEFVQTVIDLVNEDLKAARIRGKVMGRPKQYYSIYQKMIVRGRDFDEIYDLVGIRVLVNSVRDCYAVLGSIHARWTPLPGRFKDYIATPKFNLYQSLHTTVLGPKGRAVEIQIRTHDMHQRAEYGVAAHWKYKERMNSGRATDSASAHETDMAWLAHISDWQAETADPGEFLDSLRFEIGAKEVYVFTPKGRVIGLPAGATPVDFAYAVHTEVGHRTMGAKVNGRLVPLESELNSGDVVEVFTSKNPDSGPSKDWLTFVKSPRARNKIRQWFTKERRDEAIEQGRDAIARAMRKQNLPLQKLMSQESFAEVAALLKYDDVSSLYAAVGEGHVSTQSVIEKVVALVRDVDEGDDEPDIPISTRSRPLPRNSDSGVLVRGAPDILVKLARCCTPVPGDEIVGFITRGSGVSVHQAACHNVQALMREPERMIEVEWAPSSKSVFLVQIQIEALDRAGLLSDVTRVLSEHHVNILSANVSTSTDRLALSRFVFEMGDTTHLDRVLNAVRRIDAVYDVYRVSDG from the coding sequence ATGACTGAGGCGGGAGTCAACTCGACCGCTTCGCTGCGCCGCCTCGTGCCTCGGATCTTCTCGAAGGCGCAGCCGTCGGGAGCCGTCGACACGCTCATGCGCACGGTGCGGATGCACCACCCGAAGGCCGATCTCGGGCTCATCGAACGTGCCTATACGGTCGCCGAGCGGGCGCACGAGGGGCAGAAGCGCAAGAGCGGCGAGCCGTACATCACGCACCCCATCGCGGTCGCGCAGATCCTCGCCGACCTCGGCATCGGCCCGAAGACCGTCGCCGCGGCGCTCCTGCACGACACCGTCGAAGACACCGCCTACACGCTCGACGAGGTGCGCCACGACTTCGGCGACGAGATCGCGATGCTCGTCGACGGGGTCACGAAGCTCGACAAGGTCAAGTACGGCGACTCCACGCAGGCCGAGACCGTCCGAAAGATGATCGTCGCGATGTCGAAGGACATCCGCGTGCTCATCATCAAGCTCGCCGACCGGCTGCACAATGCGCGCACGTGGGGCTTCGTCCCCGCGGAGTCCGCCTCGCGCAAGGCCACCGAGACGCTCGAGATCTACGCGCCGCTCGCGCACCGGCTCGGCATCCAGGCCATCAAGTGGGAGCTCGAGGACCTCTCGTTCGCCGTGCTCTACCCGAAGCTCTACGCCGAGATCGAGAGCCTCGTGAAGCAGCGCACGCCGCAGCGCGAGGAGTTCGTGCAGACCGTGATCGACCTCGTGAACGAGGACCTCAAGGCGGCGCGCATCCGCGGCAAGGTCATGGGCCGGCCGAAGCAGTACTACTCGATCTACCAGAAGATGATCGTGCGCGGCCGCGACTTCGACGAGATCTACGACCTCGTCGGCATCCGGGTGCTCGTCAACTCGGTGCGCGACTGCTACGCCGTGCTCGGGTCGATCCACGCGCGCTGGACCCCGCTGCCCGGCCGCTTCAAGGACTACATCGCCACGCCGAAGTTCAACCTCTACCAGTCGCTGCACACCACCGTGCTCGGGCCGAAGGGCCGCGCGGTCGAGATCCAGATCCGCACGCACGACATGCACCAGCGCGCCGAGTACGGCGTCGCCGCGCACTGGAAGTACAAGGAGCGGATGAACTCGGGCCGCGCCACCGACAGCGCGAGCGCGCACGAGACCGACATGGCCTGGCTCGCGCACATCTCGGACTGGCAGGCCGAGACCGCCGACCCGGGGGAGTTCCTCGACTCGCTGCGGTTCGAGATCGGCGCGAAGGAGGTCTACGTCTTCACGCCGAAGGGCCGCGTCATCGGCCTGCCCGCCGGCGCGACGCCGGTGGACTTCGCGTACGCGGTGCACACCGAGGTCGGCCACCGCACCATGGGGGCCAAGGTGAACGGGCGCCTCGTGCCGCTCGAGAGCGAGCTCAACAGCGGCGACGTCGTCGAGGTGTTCACGTCGAAGAACCCCGACTCCGGCCCGAGCAAGGACTGGCTCACGTTCGTCAAGAGCCCTCGCGCCCGCAACAAGATCCGGCAGTGGTTCACCAAGGAGCGTCGCGACGAGGCCATCGAGCAGGGCCGCGATGCGATCGCACGGGCGATGCGCAAGCAGAACCTGCCGCTCCAGAAGCTCATGAGCCAGGAGTCCTTCGCGGAGGTCGCGGCGCTGCTGAAGTACGACGACGTGTCGTCGCTCTACGCCGCAGTGGGCGAGGGGCACGTCTCGACGCAGTCCGTGATCGAGAAGGTCGTCGCGCTCGTGCGCGACGTCGACGAAGGCGACGACGAGCCCGACATCCCGATCTCCACACGCTCGCGCCCGCTCCCGCGCAACAGCGATTCGGGCGTGCTCGTGCGCGGCGCCCCCGACATCCTCGTGAAGCTCGCCCGGTGCTGCACGCCCGTGCCTGGCGACGAGATCGTCGGCTTCATCACGCGCGGCTCGGGCGTCTCGGTGCACCAGGCGGCCTGCCACAACGTGCAGGCGCTGATGCGCGAGCCCGAGCGCATGATCGAGGTGGAGTGGGCGCCGAGCTCGAAGAGCGTGTTCCTCGTGCAGATCCAGATCGAGGCGCTCGACCGGGCGGGGCTGCTCTCCGACGTGACCCGGGTGCTCTCGGAGCACCACGTGAACATCCTGTCGGCGAACGTCTCGACGTCGACCGACCGACTCGCCCTCAGCCGCTTCGTGTTCGAGATGGGCGACACCACGCATCTCGACCGCGTGCTCAACGCGGTGCGGCGCATCGACGCCGTCTACGACGTCTACCGCGTCAGCGACGGCTAG
- a CDS encoding DUF349 domain-containing protein translates to MTDSEQQPWGRVDETGTVFVRTSDGEREVGQYPDATPEEALAYFERKYADLAGQVGLLEQRVRRGAPAADVSKAVASLRESVAGANAVGDLESLSRRLEALSGTTKELTEQQQAEAKAALADAIAERTRIVEQAEALAAQDPAKTQWKQATAELDALFASWQQHQQEGPRLPKNEANELWKRFRTARSTIEQHRKAFFAELDAAHRDVRARKQQLIERAEALAPRGADAVGDYRALLDEWKQAGRAGKKVDDALWAKFKAAGDVLFQAKAEIDAQEDEAYRANLTEKLALLEEAEKLLTETDPKQARTALNRIQRSWDDIGRVPRDQVRPVEDRLRKVETHVRSLEDERWQREDPEKKARSEGMVGQLQDAIAKLEAELAAAEASGDQRAAAEAREALDARRSWLKAVGG, encoded by the coding sequence GTGACCGATTCAGAGCAGCAACCGTGGGGCCGCGTCGACGAGACGGGTACCGTCTTCGTGCGGACGAGCGACGGCGAGCGGGAGGTCGGCCAGTACCCCGACGCGACGCCTGAGGAGGCCCTCGCGTACTTCGAGCGCAAGTACGCCGACCTCGCCGGCCAGGTCGGCCTGCTCGAGCAGCGCGTCCGTCGCGGTGCACCTGCGGCGGATGTCTCGAAGGCCGTCGCGAGCCTGCGCGAATCGGTCGCCGGCGCGAACGCCGTGGGCGACCTCGAGTCCCTCTCCCGTCGGCTCGAGGCGCTCTCGGGCACCACGAAGGAGCTCACCGAGCAACAGCAGGCCGAGGCGAAGGCCGCGCTCGCCGACGCGATCGCCGAGCGCACGCGCATCGTCGAGCAGGCCGAGGCGCTCGCCGCTCAAGACCCCGCGAAGACCCAGTGGAAGCAGGCGACCGCCGAGCTCGACGCCCTCTTCGCGAGCTGGCAGCAGCACCAGCAGGAGGGGCCGCGCCTGCCCAAGAACGAGGCCAACGAGCTGTGGAAGCGATTCCGCACCGCCCGTTCGACCATCGAGCAGCACCGCAAGGCGTTCTTCGCCGAGCTCGATGCCGCACACCGCGACGTCCGCGCCCGCAAGCAGCAGCTCATTGAACGCGCAGAGGCCCTCGCGCCGCGCGGCGCCGACGCCGTCGGCGACTACCGCGCCCTGCTCGACGAGTGGAAGCAGGCCGGCCGCGCCGGCAAGAAGGTCGACGACGCCCTGTGGGCGAAGTTCAAGGCCGCGGGCGACGTGCTGTTCCAGGCGAAGGCCGAGATCGACGCACAGGAGGACGAGGCCTACCGCGCCAACCTCACCGAGAAGCTCGCGCTCCTCGAAGAGGCCGAGAAGCTCCTGACGGAGACCGATCCGAAGCAGGCCCGCACCGCGCTCAACCGCATCCAGCGCAGCTGGGACGACATCGGCCGCGTGCCCCGCGACCAGGTGCGCCCGGTCGAGGACCGCCTGCGCAAGGTCGAGACGCACGTGCGCTCGCTCGAGGACGAGCGCTGGCAGCGCGAGGACCCCGAGAAGAAGGCACGCTCCGAGGGCATGGTCGGGCAGCTGCAGGACGCGATCGCGAAGCTCGAGGCCGAGCTCGCCGCGGCCGAGGCGTCCGGCGACCAGCGCGCGGCCGCGGAGGCGCGCGAGGCACTCGACGCGCGTCGGTCGTGGCTGAAGGCGGTCGGCGGCTAG
- a CDS encoding peptidylprolyl isomerase gives MASNDRQAREERARLRTYQARQEVHVRKQRRRVRDNVIAVVSLVVVLALATAAQLFFFSGGPGTPVAEPTETPTATPTPPAGENQGDVPSPDLAEGRTWTGTLTLNDVPLGVELDGEAAPQAVASEISLIQSGFYDGTSCHRLTRENIWVLQCGDPAGDGTGGPGYSYGPVENAPEDGLYPAGTIAMARQMGNAYSQGSQFFLVYEDTQLTPDEAGGYTVIGRVTSGLDELKSGITDAGTADGATDGAPAVPVTITGFTIQ, from the coding sequence GTGGCATCCAACGACCGTCAGGCGCGTGAGGAACGCGCCCGCCTCCGCACGTACCAGGCGCGCCAGGAGGTCCATGTCCGCAAGCAGCGCCGCCGCGTCCGGGACAACGTGATCGCGGTCGTGTCCCTCGTCGTCGTCCTGGCGCTCGCGACCGCCGCGCAGCTCTTCTTCTTCAGCGGCGGCCCCGGCACGCCGGTCGCCGAGCCGACGGAGACCCCGACGGCGACGCCCACGCCGCCCGCCGGCGAGAACCAGGGCGACGTGCCGTCGCCCGACCTCGCCGAGGGACGCACCTGGACGGGCACCCTCACGCTCAACGACGTCCCCCTCGGCGTCGAGCTCGACGGCGAGGCGGCACCGCAGGCGGTCGCGAGCGAGATCAGCCTCATCCAGTCGGGCTTCTACGACGGCACGAGCTGCCACCGCCTCACGCGCGAGAACATCTGGGTGCTGCAGTGCGGCGACCCGGCCGGCGACGGTACGGGCGGCCCCGGCTACAGCTACGGCCCCGTCGAGAACGCGCCCGAGGACGGCCTCTACCCCGCCGGCACCATCGCGATGGCGCGGCAGATGGGCAACGCCTACAGCCAGGGCAGCCAGTTCTTCCTCGTCTACGAGGACACGCAGCTCACTCCCGACGAGGCCGGCGGCTACACCGTCATCGGCCGCGTGACGAGCGGACTCGACGAGCTGAAGTCGGGCATCACGGACGCCGGAACGGCCGACGGCGCCACCGACGGAGCGCCCGCCGTTCCGGTGACGATCACCGGGTTCACGATCCAGTGA